Part of the Fodinicola acaciae genome is shown below.
CGCAGGGCCGGCATGGTCACCCTGATGACCCTGCACACCGCCAAGGGCCTGGAGTTTCCGGTGGTGTTCCTGACCGGCCTGGAGGACGGCGTCTTCCCGCACCTGCGCTCGCTGAGCAACATGAAGGAGCTGGAGGAGGAGCGCCGCCTCGCGTACGTCGGCATCACGCGCGCGCAGAGCCGGCTCTATCTGTCCCGTGCCTTCACGCGTACGGCCTGGGGGCAGCCGCAGTACAACCCACCGTCCCGGTTCCTGGAGGAGATCCCGACCTCGCTGATGAAGGTCGATCGCGAGGAGCCGACCCGCGAGGACCGGTCCAGGTGGAACGGCAACAGCGCGCAGCAGCGGCTCGCCAACCGGGGCATGACCTCGTCGTACGCGCGTCCGGCGCGGTCCCGGTCGGCGTCGGCCGGCCCGGGTGGCCGGGAGATCCCGGTGCTGGAGGTCGGCGACCGGGTCACCCACGACAGCTTCGGGATGGGGACGGTCGTCGGCCTGCGCGGCGCCGCCGAAAAGCAGCAGGCCGAGGTCGACTTCGGCAGCAGCGGCAAGAAATGGCTCCTGCTCCGCTTCGCTCCACTGGAGAAGATCTGAGCTGCTACACCTGCGACCAGGAGGTGGCGCTGGCGACCGCGCCGCCGCGTGAGCGGATCGCGTACGACGGACACTGGCGGGTCGCGCACGTGATCACGTCGTCGTTGCCCGGCTGGCTGGTGCTGATCCCGCGGCGCCACGTCGTCACGGTCGCCGAGCTGACCGACGGGGAGGCCGCGTCGCTGGGCACGTGGCAGGTGCGCGTGTCACGGGCGCTGCACGAGGTGGTCGGCTGCGAGAAGACGTACGTGGCGCAGTTCGCCGAGGCCGCCGGCTTCGGCCATGTGCACTTCCACCTGATCCCGCGGATGCCGGGGTGGGCCGCCGGCGAGCGTGGACCGCAGGTCTTCCGCCGTCTGGGCGTGGCGGCCGCAGATCACGTGCCGGAGGCGGAGATGGACCGGCTGTCCTCGCGACTTGCCGCCGCGCTGGTTTGAGCCGTCGCGTACGCGGGTATCCACCGAACGCGATGGTGACCGAGAGGAGTTCTCAGAGGTTGGTGTTCTCGCCGTCCTTGGCGAGGTTGAGGCCGCGAGCGCGCAGCCACGGGATCGGGTCGGTGGGCGTGCCGTCGACGCGGACCTCGAAGTGGCAGTGCGGGCCGGTCGAGTCACCGGTGCTGCCGACCAGCGCGATCGGGTCGCCGGCCTTGACGCGCTGGCCTTCGTGCACGAGCAGCTTGGAGTTGTGGCCGTAACGCGTGCTGATGCCGTTGCCGTGGTTGATCTCGACCAGGTTGCCGTAACCGCCGTACCACCGGGCGATGCTGATCACGCCGTCATGCGAGGCGACCACCGTGGAGCCGAACGGAGCGGCGATATCGGTGCCGGCGTGCAGGACACCCCAGCGGATGCCGAAGCCGGAGCTGAGTGGGCCCTGTGCCGGCTTGAGCCAGAGATCGGCGGCCTTTGGCTTGGGGGCCGCGGTGCGGCGCTGCGAGCGCGAGGCGCGGTCGACGCGCGTGCTGCTTGGCGCCTGGACCGTCGTGTTGGCGTTGCCCGCGTGTAGGTCGACGTTGGTCGGACCGGCGGCGTTGGTGCTGCCGATGGCCGGCAGAGCAGAGCCCGCGCTGAAGGCCACCACACCGGCGCCGACGACGGCGCTGGTGACCACGATCGCGTACCTGCTCCGGGTGTCGATCGGCGCACGATGGCTGCCGCGATGACGTCCGTGTGGTTTGCGATGGTGCACGTGACACCCTTCGTTCCTCACCCGCTCGGCGTTACAGGTGCGTGCGGGCCCATTTCACGCGCGGCCGTGCGGCGTTAACCGTCTGAGCCGGGGGAAGTCGCGGCGCCGGCCCCTTTCACCGGCACCGCGAAACAGTAGCACTCGTCACCATCCGGACCGTCGCGGGCCGTCGGCGTGTCCGGAAAATCCCTGCCTGACCTGCGATATCGGCATGTCAGCGCAGGCATGTCGAGCAAGATCAACGATCATGCGCGTATCGCATCATCGGCAATGTGAAGAAGTCCTGCGGGGATTCCGCATGTGGCCAATGCCATCCGGCTCGCTGAACGCTCGTTAAGCACGTCGCCGTACCGTTAGGCTGGCGTTGCAGGGACTGGCTGGGAGGTGCGCGATGGCCACGGAGTTGCGGAGCCGGATCCGGGTGGTGGTCGCCAAGCCGGGCCTGGATGGCCACGACCGAGGCGCCAAGGTGGTGGCGCGGGCGCTGCGCGACGCCGGCATGGAGGTCATCTACACCGGCCTGCACCAGACGCCGGAGCAGATCGTCGAGACGGTGATCCAGGAGGACGCCGACGCGGTCGGCCTCTCGGTGCTCTCCGGTGCGCACATGACACTGTTCACCAGGGTCACCGAGCTGCTCAAGGAACGCGGCGCCGACGACGTGGTCGTCTTCGGCGGCGGCATCATCCCGGACGCCGACATCGCCGAGCTGCAGCGGCTCGGTGTCGCGAAGGTCTTCACGCCTGGCGCGGCCACCATGACCGAGATCGTCGACTGGGTCCGCGCGAACGTCGCCTCGCCGGTCGGCTGACCCGGCTCGGGCAAATCGCAGCCGTACGGTCGTGGCTGGGGCGATACTCGGCTCGGAGGAGCCGACGATGCCGGGGATCGAGAAGCCACCACCGCCACAGCCATCGCGCGACGCACTCGTGCTTTTCGCGGGACGCCAGACGCCGCAGTCCATCGCGCTGGCCACCGTGGGTGGCGTGCTCGTCCTGGCGCTCGTCGCGTTCACGCTCGGCGATTCGAGTCGCCCGTGGATCTTCCTGGTGTGCGCGGCGGTCGCCGTCGTCTTCGTCGGCGTGATGGTGTTCCGGGCCAGCAGGACCAAGGCCGACCCGGTGCCGGTCTTCGCCGCGGACCGGCGCGGCGTCTGGTATCGGACCAGCGGACCCGAGCTGGAACACGCGCCGTGGCACGCCATCGGGTCGATCACCGCGTACGGCCGCTATCTGATCCTCAACCCGGCGGCCGGACGGCTGCCCGGCAGCGGCATGTCCGGCCAGGTCACCGTCGCGGTGTGGAACGTGACCTGGGGAGGCGTGCCCAACCCGAGCATGCGGTCGGTCCGGTATGCGCTGCGATATCTCGCCGGCGACCGGGTGGAGATGCTTGGCTGGTGGTGACGAGTGCAATCGGCCACAGGACGCCGGTCGCGTGTCGTACGCCCGATGGCGTGTCGATAGTCTCCGGAACAGTCACCGGCGATGAGGACGAGGCGGTACGGCAGTGGATCTGTACGAGTATCAGGCGCGGGACCTGTTCGCCAAGCACGGCGTACCTGTGCTGGACGGCGCGGTGGCCGACACCGCCGCGGAGGCGAAGGCGATCGCCGAGCGGTTCGGTGGTCAGGTGGTCGTGAAGGCGCAGGTGAAGACCGGCGGCCGCGGCAAGGCCGGCGGCGTGAAGCTGGCCGACGACCCGGCCGACGCCGAGGCCAAGGCGGGCCAGATCCTCGGCATGGACATCAAGGGTCACACCGTGCACCGGGTGCTGATCGCGCAGAGCGCCGAGATCGCCGAGGAATACTACGTCTCCTTCCTCCTCGACCGGTCCAACCGTACGTTCCTGGCGATGGCCAGCGTCGAGGGCGGCGTCGAGATCGAGGTCGTCGCGGCCACCAAACCGGAGGCCCTCGCGAGGATCCCGGTCGACGCGCTGAAAGGTGTCGACGAGGCCAAGGCGCGGGAGATCGCCGAGGCGGCCAACTTCCCCGCCGAGCTGGTCGAGCCGGTCGCCGCGGTGCTGGTGAAGCTGTGGGAGGTGTTCACCACCGAGGACGCGACGCTGGTCGAGGTCAACCCGCTGGTGAAGACCAGCGATGGCACCGTGTTGGCGTTGGACGGCAAGGTCACGCTGGACGACAACGCCGACTTCCGGCAGCCGGAGCACGCGGCGCTGGTCGACAAGGCGGCGACCAACCCGCTGGAGGCCAAGGCCAAGGAGCTCAACCTCAACTACGTCAAGCTGGACGGCGAGGTCGGCATCATCGGCAACGGCGCCGGCCTGGTCATGTCCACGCTGGACGTGGTCGCCTACGCCGGTGAGAAGCACGGCGTGAAGCCGGCGAACTTCCTGGACATCGGCGGTGGCGCGTCCGCCGAGGTGATGGCCAACGGCCTGTCGGTGGTGCTCGGCGACGAGGCCGTACGCAGCGTCTTCGTCAACGTCTTCGGCGGCATCACCGCCTGCGACGCGGTGGCCGACGGCATCGTCAAGGCGCTGGGCATCCTCGGCGACCAGGCGACCAAGCCGCTGGTCGTACGGCTGGACGGCAACAACGTGGTCGAGGGCAGGAAGATCCTCACCGACGCGGCGCACCCGCTGGTGACGCTGGTGGACACGATGGACGACGCGGCCGCCAAGGCCGCCGAGCTTGCGGCTGTGGGGGCCTAGGTCATGGCGATTTTCCTGAATGAGAACAGCAAGATCGTCGTCCAGGGGATGACCGGCTCGGAAGGCATGAAGCACACGCAGCGGATGCTTCGCGCCGGCACGACGGTCGTCGGTGGCGTCAACCCACGCAAGGCCGGCCAGAAGGTCGACTTCGAAGGCAACTCGCTGCCGGTCTTCGGCACGGTCGCCGACGCGATGGCCGAGACCGGTGCGGACGTGTCGGTGATCTTCGTACCGCCGGCGTTCGCCAAGAGCGCGGTCATCGAGGCCATTGACTCGGGTATCGGCCTGGCCGTCGTCATCACCGAGGGCATCCCGGTGCACGACTCGGCGGCCTTCTGGGCGCACGCGGTCGCGACCGAGGCTGAGTCTCCGGGGACACCCCGAACCCCGAGGACGCGGATCATCGGCCCGAACTGTCCCGGCATCGCCAGCCCCGGCAAGTCCAACGCCGGCATCATCCCGGCCGACATCACCGGCCCGGGCTCGATCGGCCTGGTGTCGAAGTCCGGCACGCTGACCTACCAGATGATGTACGAGCTGCGTGACATCGGCTTCTCGACGGCCGTGGGCATCGGCGGTGACCCGGTCATCGGCACGACGCACATCGACGCGCTGCAGGCCTTCCAGGACGACCCCGAGACCGAGTCGATCGTGATGATCGGCGAGATCGGCGGCGACGCCGAGGAGCGGGCGGCGGCGTACATCAAGGAGCACATCACCAAGCCGGTCGTCGGTTACGTCGCCGGTTTCACCGCGCCGGAGGGCAAGACGATGGGCCACGCCGGCGCGATCGTATCCGGCTCCTCCGGCACCGCGCAGGCCAAGAAGGACGCGCTGGAGGCGGCCGGCGTCACCGTCGGCAAGACCCCGAGCGAGACCGCCCGCCTGCTCCGCGACCGCGTCAAGGCTTAGAGGCCGCGCGAATAGGGGAACGACTTCTTAACCTTCTTGTACGGCGCGAAAGTGTCGTACGTGGTTGGTGGAATGGCCCCCACCCAGTGACGGGTGGGGGGTGGGTTAGAGGCCTTTCGCCATGACGAAAATTTTGCGCCATGGGCGTGCCTCTCGACCCACCCCCGCCCCGAGCACTGGGTGGGGGCATTTCGTGCGGCACGTGGCGAGCGCCGGCATTTGTGTGGGGCTCGCCGAGTGACGTTATTTGCCCGGCGTTCGCCGAGCGACGCCTTTTCTGTGTCGCTGAGCGGTGAACGACGTACATCAACCGGCGGTCAACGAGCGCCGGCATTTGTGTGGGGCTCGCCGAGTGACGTTATTTGCCCGGCGTTCGCCGAGCGACGCCTTTTCTGTGTCGCTGAGCGGTGAACGACGTACATCAACCGGCGGTCAACGAGCGCCGCACATTTCTCGGCTCTCGGTGAGTGGCGACGTTTGTCCGGTGGTCGCGGCCGTGGCGACATTTGGGCGGCTCTCGGTGAGTGGCGCCGTTTCTGTGACGCCGAACGCCCAACGACGGACGTTAGGCGGCAACCGGCAACCGGCAACCGGCAACTGGCGAGGGCCGGACATTTGGTCGGTGCGTACGACAGTCTCGCGCCGGAGCGGTCGGTGGGAAGGCTGCCAACGGCGTGTCCGGGCCGGGACCGGGGGATGTGGCTGTCAGAGTGGATCGAGTGACGGACGTGCTGGAGCCCGGGACCGAGACCGGCGAGCTGCCGAAGCCGGATCCCGACCGCCGGCCGGTGCCGCTGTGGCTGGCCGCCGCCAGCACGACCGGTTGGGCCGTGCTGACCAGCATGGGGCCGCTGCTCGCGGTCGTCCTGCTCACCTGGGTCGTCGACGCCGGCAACGGCACGAAGGCGATCGACGCCGTACGCATCGGCATCGGCATCTGGCTGCTGGCACACGGCGCCAGCCTCAAGATCGGCGGCCTGCTGGTCGGCCTGGCGCCGATCACGGTGACCGCGCTGACCTGCTGGCAGCTGGTACGCGCCGGCACCAACGCCGGCCGGGCGGTCGGCGCCGACAACCTCAAGCTCGGTGCCAAGGTCGTCGCGACGGTCGCCGCCTGCTACACGCTGGCCGGCGCGATCGCCGCCGCGGTGGTCCTGGGCGGTCCGGCCGAGGTGCCGATCCTGCCGGCGGTCGCCTCGGTCGCCACCCTCGGCCTGCTCGGCAGCGCGCTCGGCGTGCTGCGGCTGGAGCGCGTACGCAAGGACCTGCTCTCGCGGTTTCCCCGGCCGGCGCTGGTGATCGGCCGCGCCGGCCTGGCCGCCGCCATCGCGGTGCTCGGCGCGGGCGCGGTGGCCGCGGCCGCCGGCCTGGTCCTGCACTGGCAGCGGACGGCCGCGCTGATGGGCAGCCTCGACGGCGGTCCGGTCGGCGTGATCGGCCTCAGCCTGGTCTGCCTGCTGTACGTACCGACCGTGTCGATCTGGGGTGCCGCCTATCTCACCGGCCCCGGCTTCATGGTCGGCGCCGGCACGCACGTCGGCCTCTTCGGCGTCAGCCTCGGACCGCTGCCGGCGATCCCACTGCTCGGCGGCATTCCGTCGGCGGCCGCACCCTGGCCGGCATACGTCCTGCTGGCGCTGCCGGTCGCGGCCGGTGTCGGCGCGGCGCTGATCCTAAAGCGGTCGACCGCATGGCCGCGGGAGTGGTCGTGGCGATTCGGTTACGCGGCGCTCACCGGTCTGGTCTCCGGGGTGCTGCTCGCGGCGGCGGCGCTGGCCGCGGCCGGTCCGCTCGGGGCCGCGCGGCTCGCCGCGATCGGTCCGTCCGGCTGGCAGGTCGGCCTGTCCGGTGGCCTGGAGATCGCGCTTGGCGCCGCCGGCCTGGTCGCCTACGACTACGGCCGCGAGTGGTGGCTGGAATATCGGCAGGAGCGTGCCGAGCAGCTCACCGAGCCGCTGCAGACAGAGCCGGCCGCCGAGGACTCAATCACCGAGGACTCAATCACCGAGGACTCAATCACCGAGGAGCCAGCCACCGGGGACCAGTCGACCGAGGCGCTGCCGGCCGAGTCACCGGCCGGCACCGATAGGCCCGACGAGCCGGAAAACTGAAACCGGCCGCGGCCCGAGTCGGGGCCGCGGCCGGCGGGACCAGCGTGCGTGCTGGTCAGTAGCTACTCGTTGCGGCCGAGCCGGCCAGGATGACGACGAAGATGATGTAGAGGATCGTGCACAGGCAGATCAGGCCGTACCAGCACGAACCGATGATGATGTTGATCTTGGCGAGCCGGTTGGCGTTGGCGAACGCCTCCTGCGCGCCGGCCGCGTTGCCCTGCAGTGCGGCGTTCTTGCCCTCGTTGTTCTTGATCAGCACGAAGATCGCCATCGGCCAGAACAGCAGGAAGCAGGCGACCAGCTTGCCGACGCTGACCTCACCACTCGGGCCACCCGGCTGGCCGGAGCCGCCGTAGCCACCGCCACCGGAGTACGGCGGCTGGCCACCGTACCCACCCGCGCCGGACGGCTGGCCGTAACCGCCTGGCTGTTGGCCGTAGCCGCCCGGCTGCTGGCCGTATGGATCCTGGCCGTATGCCATTTCGCAAACTCCTTGGCGGTCTCGACGACGACCCCGTCGGTCGCTCGTCAGTTATCCCTTTACCGGCCGCAGCGTACAGGCCGCTGGCCACCCCCCGTCACGACGGGGCTCGGTCCTCCGCACACCAGTGCACCTGCGGGGACACAGCGTAGCCGCACTGACACCGGTCATCTGACACCGACACACTGGCGAACTTTCTGCGGGTTGTCGCCAGCGGCGGTGGCGCACTGGCCGGCCGGAGTGTTCATGAACAGGAACAGCCCGCCGACAAGTACGGCGCTGACCAGCAGCGCCATCGCGCCGAGAGCGACGCCGGCCAGGGCCCTGCCACGTCCGCGCGCGCGGCCGGCGGCGACCTGCCGGATGCCGAGCACACCGACGACGATCGCCGGTACGCCGAAGTAGAACCCGCCGAACACCAGCGATGTGAGCAGGCTGACTATGCCGAGGAGCACAGCCAGTATGCCGAGCGCGGAGGATGGGCGACGGGTGTCCGAGATTGGCTGCGGCGCTGGCTGTGGGGCTGATTGTGAGGCTGGCTGTGGGGCTGGCTGTGGACGCGGCGGCGTTGAGACCGGCATGCCGTATGCCGACAGCGGCACCCCGGACACCGGCGGTGTCGCGTCCGGTGGGGTGGGGGTGAACGCCGGCGGTGGTACGGGCCGCGCGCTTCCTCTGGCCGGAAGTCGCTGCGGCAGCGGCGGTACCTCGTCGGCTGCCGGGGTCTGGCTCGCCGGTGGTGCGGAGGTCGGTGGCGGCTCGGAGGTAGGTGGAGGTGCGGAGGTTGTCGGTGGTGCGGAGGTTGGTGGAGGCGTGGAGGTTGTCGGTGGTGCGGAGGTCTGTGGCGGCGTGGAGGCTGGTGGTGGCGCGACTGGTACGGCGGCGACGGCGCGGGTGGGCGGTCGCGGCGCTTCTGTGGCTGGTGCCGAGCCTTTCGCCGGATCCGTCGGCGCGGTCGCGACGGGCTGTGTCGTGGACGGCGACGGCGTACTCGTCGGTTCAGCGTCATCCGCCGGCGCTTCGATCGCTGACGTGGCCGGCGTCGGTGCGGCGAGCGTCGGTGCGTCTGCCGGAACTGTGGCCGAGGGTGCGGCTGGCGTTGTCGGTGGGGCCGTGGCCGGCGATGCGTGTGGAGTTGTCGCTGGTGGCGGTGGTACGGCTGACGGCTGCGCTGATGTCGTAGCCGCGGCTGGGGTCGTGTCCGGAGCCGTAGCTGGAGGCGGTGCTGTGGTGGTTGGTGGTGGCGCCGGCTTTGCCGCCGACTGAGATGCGGTCGGCGGTGTGGCCGGTGGCGGTGTGGCCGGAGGGGGAACCACGGCTGGCGACGGGGCTGGCGACGCAGCTGTCGTTGGAGGTGCGGTTGTGGCTGGCTCCGCCTCAGGCGTTGTCGGCTGCGGCTGTGCGGTTGGCTGCGCGGCAGTCGGACCTGCGGTTGGCGACGTGGCCGGAGTCGCGGCAGGCGGAGGCGCGGCTGGAGGGGATGCGGCTGCCGCTGGTTCCGCGGCCGAAGGTGGGGTGGTTGGAGGTGGCGCTGTCGGCGACTCGGTGGTCGCCGGCGGTGTCGCGGCTGGCTGCGAGGTCGCAGGTGTGGCCTCCGGAGTTTCGCTCGCCGCAGGCTGAGTCGCGCTCGGAGGCGTAGCTGTCGGTGGTGCGGTTGGTGGCGCGGCACCAGTTGGAGCCGACGACGCGGGAGGAGCCGGCGGCGTATCCGTCTGCGGCGCCTCGGCTGCTGCTGGCGCGGTCGCCGCTGGCGACGCGGATTTGGCGGCCGTCGTGGGAGGCTGCGGCTCCTCAGCTTGCGGTCGCGCCGTCGTCGGTTGTGTAGGCGTCGGCTGTGTAGCCGAAGCCGGCGGCTCCGAGGTTGCTTGCGCGTCTGATGCCGCGACGCCTGATGACGCAGCGGTCGGCCATGCTGGTACGGGCTGCGCCGCGGCCGGTGGCGTGTCCGCCGGTTCCGCCGGCGACCCGCCGACCGGCGTGACCGGCTCGAACCACGAGGCCGTCGTAGCCGTCGGTGGCGGCGCGCCGGCGGGCAGCACCACGGTCTCCTCCGGTGTACGCGGAGGTGTCGGGCCGGAAGGGATCTCCCACCAGCCAGGTGGACCGGCCGCGGCGGGATCGGGACGTACGACGGTGGTCTCGTCCGCGGACGGGGACGGCTGGTCGGGTTTTGGCGCCGGCCGATTCGGATCGGTCATCGTCGTCTCAAGATCCCTTCCACCGCCACACAAAAGCCGCGACGCGGACGCTACTGCATCCGGGTCGCGGCTTCGCGTACGGCCGTCAGCTGGTCGGCACGGTGGGCCCGAAGGCGATCACGCCGGCGATGTTCAGGATGAGGCCGATGATGTGCAGCACCAGGAAGATCGCGCCGACGATGATCGCCGCCTGCGGCAGCTTGGTCTGCAGGCCGGAGCTGGCTGCCTGGCCCTTCGAGACGAAGCCGAGGATCAGTCCGGCGATCGGCCCGATGATGAAGCAGATGATCGAGACGACGATGCCGATGATCGCCAGGACGTTCGGCGTGTTGCTCTGCTGCGCCGGTTGTGCGTTCATTGCTTCCCTCTCCATTGATGGGTTCCCCGCGTCGCGCGAGCGGTGCGAAACCTCCGCTGCCGACCGCGACGACGGCACATCGTGTCGTGAGCTGTTGTGCCGGTCAAGCGTTGGCGACGGGTTCGGCGAAGGGTTGGGATGAACGGCGGTCAAGTCGACCCGTATGGAGGGCCTGCCGGATCGGACGTTAATCTGAAAGCTGCGGGTTCGGCATTCGGAGGAGCAGCCCTGACCGCGCGACTGGTCGTTCTCGTGTCCGGCTCGGGCACCACTCTGCAGGCATTGTTGGATGCGTGCAGTGATCCGGCGTACGGTGCGCGGATCGTCGCGGTCGGTGCCGACCGGGACGGCATCCAGGCACTGGACCGGGCCGAGCGCGCCGGAGTGCCGACTTTCACCCACCGGCTCAAGGAATTCCCGTCCCGGCACGACTGGGACGCGGCGCTGGCCAAGACGGTGGCCGAGTTCAGCCCCGACCTGGTGGTGTCGGCCGGGTTCATGAAGCTGGTCGGCGAGCCGTTCCTGGCGGCGTACGGTGGCCGGTTCGTCAACTCGCATCCGGCGCTGCTGCCGGCTTTTCCCGGCATTCACGGCGCCAGGGATGCGCTCGACTACGGCGTGAAGATCACCGGCTGCACCCTGTTCGTGGTGGACGCCGGCGTGGACACCGGCCCGATCCTCGCGCAGCGTGCGGTGCCGGTTATGGACGATGACGACACCGAATCCCTGCACGAGCGGATCAAGGTGGCCGAGCGCGAGATGCTCGTCGACACGGTCGGCCGGATGGTGCGGGTGGGGTGGACGGTGACCGGACGAAAGGCAACGATCCCATGACCACCTCTGTGACTGCCGCGCAGAGCCAGCGAGTGCCGATCCGGCGCGCCCTGATCAGCGTGTACGACAAGACCGGGCTGGTCGAGCTGGGCCGCGGGCTGGCCGAGGCCGGCGTACAGATCGTCTCCACCGGCTCCACCGCGGCGACCCTGGTCGAGGCCGGCGTCCAGGTGACCCCGGTCAGCGACGTGACCAACTTCCCGGAGTGCCTGGACGGCCGGGTGAAGACCCTGCATCCGGCGGTGCACGCCGGCATCCTGGCCGACCGGCGCAAGGAGGAGCACCGCCGACAGCTCGCCGAGCTGGACATCGCGCCGTTCGACCTGGTGGTGAGCAACCTCTACCCGTTCCGTGAGACGGTCGCCTCCGGCGCGCGCGGCGACGACGTGGTCGAGCAGATCGACATCGGCGGTCCGGCGATGGTGCGCTCGGCGGCGAAAAACCACGCCAGCGTCGCGATCGTGACCGAGCCGGCCGCGTACGACAGTGTGCTCGCCGCCGTGCGGGCCGGCGGTTTCGACCTGCCGGCGCGCAAACAGCTGGCCCGCAAGGCTTTCTCGCACACCGCGTCCTACGACGTGGCGGTCGCCAGCTGGCTGGCCGGCGAGGAGGTCGACGAGCAGACCGGTCCCGGCGCCAACTGCTGGCCGGCGTTCGCTGGCGTGACCGGCGAGCGTGCCGCTGTCCTGCGATACGGCGAAAATCCGCACCAGGCGGCCGCACTTTACGTCGACCACAACGCTCCTGACGGCATCGCGCAGGCCGAGCAGTTGCAAGGCAAGGAAATGTCTTACAACAATTACGTCGACGGCGACGCGGCCTATCGCAGCGCGTACGACTTCGCCGACCCGTGCGTGGCGATCATCAAGCACGCCAACCCGTGCGGCATCGCGGTCGGCGCCGACATCGCCGAGGCACACCGCAAGGCGCACGCCTGCGACCCGGTCTCCGCGTACGGCGGCGTGGTCGCGGCCAACCGGCCGGTCACCGCCGACCTGGCGC
Proteins encoded:
- a CDS encoding HIT family protein; its protein translation is MAPAPLRSTGEDLSCYTCDQEVALATAPPRERIAYDGHWRVAHVITSSLPGWLVLIPRRHVVTVAELTDGEAASLGTWQVRVSRALHEVVGCEKTYVAQFAEAAGFGHVHFHLIPRMPGWAAGERGPQVFRRLGVAAADHVPEAEMDRLSSRLAAALV
- a CDS encoding M23 family metallopeptidase, with product MVTSAVVGAGVVAFSAGSALPAIGSTNAAGPTNVDLHAGNANTTVQAPSSTRVDRASRSQRRTAAPKPKAADLWLKPAQGPLSSGFGIRWGVLHAGTDIAAPFGSTVVASHDGVISIARWYGGYGNLVEINHGNGISTRYGHNSKLLVHEGQRVKAGDPIALVGSTGDSTGPHCHFEVRVDGTPTDPIPWLRARGLNLAKDGENTNL
- a CDS encoding cobalamin B12-binding domain-containing protein; amino-acid sequence: MATELRSRIRVVVAKPGLDGHDRGAKVVARALRDAGMEVIYTGLHQTPEQIVETVIQEDADAVGLSVLSGAHMTLFTRVTELLKERGADDVVVFGGGIIPDADIAELQRLGVAKVFTPGAATMTEIVDWVRANVASPVG
- the sucC gene encoding ADP-forming succinate--CoA ligase subunit beta; protein product: MDLYEYQARDLFAKHGVPVLDGAVADTAAEAKAIAERFGGQVVVKAQVKTGGRGKAGGVKLADDPADAEAKAGQILGMDIKGHTVHRVLIAQSAEIAEEYYVSFLLDRSNRTFLAMASVEGGVEIEVVAATKPEALARIPVDALKGVDEAKAREIAEAANFPAELVEPVAAVLVKLWEVFTTEDATLVEVNPLVKTSDGTVLALDGKVTLDDNADFRQPEHAALVDKAATNPLEAKAKELNLNYVKLDGEVGIIGNGAGLVMSTLDVVAYAGEKHGVKPANFLDIGGGASAEVMANGLSVVLGDEAVRSVFVNVFGGITACDAVADGIVKALGILGDQATKPLVVRLDGNNVVEGRKILTDAAHPLVTLVDTMDDAAAKAAELAAVGA
- the sucD gene encoding succinate--CoA ligase subunit alpha, with translation MAIFLNENSKIVVQGMTGSEGMKHTQRMLRAGTTVVGGVNPRKAGQKVDFEGNSLPVFGTVADAMAETGADVSVIFVPPAFAKSAVIEAIDSGIGLAVVITEGIPVHDSAAFWAHAVATEAESPGTPRTPRTRIIGPNCPGIASPGKSNAGIIPADITGPGSIGLVSKSGTLTYQMMYELRDIGFSTAVGIGGDPVIGTTHIDALQAFQDDPETESIVMIGEIGGDAEERAAAYIKEHITKPVVGYVAGFTAPEGKTMGHAGAIVSGSSGTAQAKKDALEAAGVTVGKTPSETARLLRDRVKA
- a CDS encoding DUF6350 family protein codes for the protein MTDVLEPGTETGELPKPDPDRRPVPLWLAAASTTGWAVLTSMGPLLAVVLLTWVVDAGNGTKAIDAVRIGIGIWLLAHGASLKIGGLLVGLAPITVTALTCWQLVRAGTNAGRAVGADNLKLGAKVVATVAACYTLAGAIAAAVVLGGPAEVPILPAVASVATLGLLGSALGVLRLERVRKDLLSRFPRPALVIGRAGLAAAIAVLGAGAVAAAAGLVLHWQRTAALMGSLDGGPVGVIGLSLVCLLYVPTVSIWGAAYLTGPGFMVGAGTHVGLFGVSLGPLPAIPLLGGIPSAAAPWPAYVLLALPVAAGVGAALILKRSTAWPREWSWRFGYAALTGLVSGVLLAAAALAAAGPLGAARLAAIGPSGWQVGLSGGLEIALGAAGLVAYDYGREWWLEYRQERAEQLTEPLQTEPAAEDSITEDSITEDSITEEPATGDQSTEALPAESPAGTDRPDEPEN
- a CDS encoding DUF4190 domain-containing protein, producing the protein MLLGIVSLLTSLVFGGFYFGVPAIVVGVLGIRQVAAGRARGRGRALAGVALGAMALLVSAVLVGGLFLFMNTPAGQCATAAGDNPQKVRQCVGVR
- the purN gene encoding phosphoribosylglycinamide formyltransferase gives rise to the protein MTARLVVLVSGSGTTLQALLDACSDPAYGARIVAVGADRDGIQALDRAERAGVPTFTHRLKEFPSRHDWDAALAKTVAEFSPDLVVSAGFMKLVGEPFLAAYGGRFVNSHPALLPAFPGIHGARDALDYGVKITGCTLFVVDAGVDTGPILAQRAVPVMDDDDTESLHERIKVAEREMLVDTVGRMVRVGWTVTGRKATIP
- the purH gene encoding bifunctional phosphoribosylaminoimidazolecarboxamide formyltransferase/IMP cyclohydrolase, encoding MTTSVTAAQSQRVPIRRALISVYDKTGLVELGRGLAEAGVQIVSTGSTAATLVEAGVQVTPVSDVTNFPECLDGRVKTLHPAVHAGILADRRKEEHRRQLAELDIAPFDLVVSNLYPFRETVASGARGDDVVEQIDIGGPAMVRSAAKNHASVAIVTEPAAYDSVLAAVRAGGFDLPARKQLARKAFSHTASYDVAVASWLAGEEVDEQTGPGANCWPAFAGVTGERAAVLRYGENPHQAAALYVDHNAPDGIAQAEQLQGKEMSYNNYVDGDAAYRSAYDFADPCVAIIKHANPCGIAVGADIAEAHRKAHACDPVSAYGGVVAANRPVTADLARQLDGILTEVILAPSFDAEALELLAKKKNCRLLIVPERNVKPVELRQVSGGILAQTADRIDAPGDDPANWQLATGEPVDEKTLADLAFAWRAIRSVKSNAILLAADRAAVGIGMGQVNRVDSARLAVSRGGDRVAGSVAASDAFFPFSDGLQVLLEAGVRAVVQPGGSIRDDESIQAAKEAGVPMYLTGTRHFFH